From Camelus ferus isolate YT-003-E chromosome 18, BCGSAC_Cfer_1.0, whole genome shotgun sequence, one genomic window encodes:
- the IL21R gene encoding interleukin-21 receptor: MLCGWAAPFLLLMLQGAWGCSDLICYTDYIQTVTCILQTWTVHPDMLTLTWQDSYGELEDDVTSCSLRPSTHNATHAKYTCRMDVVQFMADDIFSVNMTDPSGNHSQECGSFVLAESIKPSPPFNVTVTFSRHYNISWSSSYDFFALKGKLQYELRYRKRGDPWALSPGRTLISVDSRHISLPSLEFHKGSSYELQVRAGPQPGTSFKGTWSEWSDPVIFHTQPEEIKGNWYPHLLPILVLVSPILVFLGLKIHLPSRLWKMWVQVPSPEHFFQPLYLGHSGDFKKWVGAPFTASSLELRPWSPEAPLRLEMHSQCSPLCAAKGLVLTELRKPTDLVESDGVPEPGSWGPAPSTTGSLGGSAYSQERDRPYGQISIETVTVVDAEGLCGWPCTCEDDGYPALNLDPGLESGPGTEDALLHTGTTVLSCGCVSASGPAGLGGSLQDRLKLPLEDEASWAPGVPWSSRPPRGVSDSEAGSPTAGLDMDTFDSGFADSDCSSPVECDFTSPRDEGPPRSYLRQWVVITPPPGGPGPQAS; encoded by the exons GCAAGACTCCTATGGAGAACTGGAGGACGATGTCACCTCCTGCAGCCTCCGCCCATCCACCCACAACGCCACGCATGCCAAGTACACGTGCCGCATGGATGTGGTCCAGTTCATGGCTGACGACATTTTCAGCGTCAACATGACAGACCCGTCTGGCAACCATTCCCAGGAGTGCGGCAGCTTTGTCCTGGCTGAAAGCA TCAAGCCATCTCCCCCTTTCAACGTGACTGTGACCTTCTCCAGACATTATAACATCTCCTGGAGCTCCAGTTACGATTTCTTCGCGCTGAAGGGCAAACTTCAGTATGAGCTGCGGTACAGGAAGCGTGGAGACCCCTGGGCTCTG AGTCCAGGGAGAACGCTGATCTCGGTGGATTCGAGACACATCTCTCTCCCCAGCTTGGAGTTCCACAAAGGCTCAAGCTACGAGCTGCAGGTGCGGGCAGGGCCCCAGCCTGGCACCTCCTTCAAGGGGACCTGGAGTGAGTGGAGTGACCCAGTCATCTTTCACACTCAGCCAGAAG AGATAAAGGGAAACTGGTACCCTCACCTGCTTCCCATCCTGGTCCTCGTGTCCCCCATCCTTGTCTTCTTAGGCCTGAAGATCCACCTGCCTTCGAG ATTGTGGAAGATGTGGGTGCAGGTGCCGAGCCCAGAGCACTTTTTCCAGCCCCTGTACCTGGGCCACAGCGGAGACTTCAAG AAATGGGTGGGTGCACCCTTCACTGCCTCCAGCCTGGAGCTCAGACCCTGGAGCCCAGAGGCGCCCTTGCGCCTGGAGATGCACAGCCAGTGCTCCCCACTGTGTGCAGCCAAGGGGCTGGTGCTCACAGAGCTGCGGAAGCCCACAGACCTGGTGGAATCCGATGGGGTGCCTGAGCCGGGCTCCTGGGGCCCAGCGCCCTCCACCACTGGCAGCTTGGGTGGCTCAGCTTACAGCCAGGAGAGGGACCGGCCGTACGGCCAGATATCCATCGAAACGGTGACCGTGGTGGACGCAGAGGGGCTGTGCGGCTGGCCCTGCACCTGTGAGGATGACGGCTACCCAGCCCTGAACCTGGACCCTGGCCTGGAGTCTGGCCCGGGCACTGAAGATGCGCTCCTGCACACGGGGACTACAGTCCTGTCTTGTGGCTGTGTCTCAGCCAGTGGCCCTGCCGGGCTTGGGGGCAGCCTGCAGGACAGGCTAAAGCTGCCCCTTGAGGATGAGGCAAGTTGGGCCCCAGGGGTTCCCTGGAGCAGCAGGCCGCCCCGAGGGGTGTCGGACAGTGAGGCTGGCTCCCCCACAGCTGGCCTGGACATGGACACGTTTGACAGCGGCTTTGCGGACTCTGACTGCAGCAGCCCTGTGGAGTGTGACTTCACCAGCCCCAGGGACGAAGGGCCCCCCAGGAGCTACCTCCGCCAGTGGGTGGTCATCACCCCTCCACCTGGGGGTCCGGGGCCCCAGGCCAGCTAG